The following are encoded together in the Methylorubrum sp. B1-46 genome:
- a CDS encoding ABC transporter ATP-binding protein, translating to MSVQPHPIDAVTQHAVPVAAPLATSASPHIVVSGVDKVFPVPGGEVVALKDIDLTINRGEFVCLLGPSGCGKSTLLNAIAGFSHPTRGGIAVEGRAVSEPGPDRGMVFQEYALFPWMSVAQNIAFGLEIKGMGRAAIEARVAELLDMLKLAEFRDRFPKDLSGGMRQRVAIARVLALDSPVMLMDEPFGALDALTRRSLQDELLRIWAATGKTIVFVTHSIEESIYLADRIVVLTYRPGTIKRDIRVELPRPRDSASAAFNALKRDLSALVTAEQHRFEEVEMKGVTTD from the coding sequence ATGTCCGTGCAACCGCATCCCATCGACGCCGTCACGCAGCACGCCGTGCCGGTCGCCGCGCCCCTGGCCACCTCCGCCTCGCCCCACATCGTGGTCTCGGGGGTGGACAAGGTCTTCCCCGTCCCCGGCGGCGAGGTCGTCGCCCTCAAGGACATCGACCTCACCATCAACCGCGGCGAGTTCGTCTGCCTGCTCGGGCCTTCCGGCTGCGGGAAGTCGACGCTGCTCAACGCCATCGCCGGCTTCTCCCACCCGACCCGCGGCGGCATCGCCGTCGAGGGCCGCGCCGTCTCCGAGCCCGGTCCCGACCGGGGCATGGTGTTCCAAGAATACGCGCTGTTTCCCTGGATGAGCGTGGCGCAGAACATCGCCTTCGGTCTCGAGATCAAGGGCATGGGCCGCGCCGCGATCGAGGCGCGGGTGGCCGAGCTCCTCGACATGCTCAAGCTCGCCGAGTTCCGCGACCGCTTCCCCAAGGACCTGTCCGGCGGCATGCGCCAGCGCGTGGCGATCGCCCGCGTGCTGGCGCTGGACAGCCCGGTGATGCTGATGGACGAGCCCTTCGGCGCCCTCGACGCCCTGACCCGCCGCTCGCTCCAGGACGAGCTGCTGCGGATCTGGGCGGCCACCGGCAAGACCATCGTGTTCGTCACCCACTCGATCGAGGAATCGATCTATCTGGCCGACCGCATCGTGGTGCTGACCTACCGCCCCGGCACGATCAAGCGCGACATCCGGGTCGAACTGCCACGCCCGCGCGACAGCGCCTCGGCCGCCTTCAACGCCCTGAAGCGCGACCTCTCCGCCCTGGTGACGGCCGAGCAGCACCGCTTCGAGGAGGTGGAGATGAAGGGGGTGACGACGGATTGA
- a CDS encoding ABC transporter substrate-binding protein has protein sequence MPVRRPLTRRRLSLLAIATAALLAPFPLSAQEVIRVGNLKLAHFAGVSYVKEIAKNCGITVDLKIFAKGPDIMQAMLAGELDVGATASEAAISARGNGASVYIVGGFAKGGARLLATPESGIKSAADLKGKKVGVTRGSIQEVLLGAEMAKHGLKNRDVNLIFLGYPDLNQALLQKQVDAIMQTEPQSAQAIARGFGVEVIKPYDTPVGSPIRTLVMTEKFYNEKKPAAAKFMECFVKAQKTFMDDPKAAETFVTQDVFKGQLTGAEFQDALANSPYTLEMSADHIQKTTDVMAEHGIGKMSKPAKAADWVKLDLLEAAKASAGTN, from the coding sequence TTGCCCGTTCGCCGTCCTCTCACACGCCGCCGCCTCAGCCTCCTCGCCATCGCGACCGCCGCCTTGCTCGCGCCGTTCCCCCTCTCCGCGCAGGAGGTAATCCGCGTCGGCAACCTGAAGCTCGCTCACTTCGCCGGCGTCTCCTACGTCAAGGAGATCGCCAAGAATTGCGGCATCACCGTCGATCTCAAGATCTTCGCCAAGGGCCCGGACATCATGCAGGCGATGCTCGCCGGCGAACTCGATGTCGGCGCAACCGCCTCCGAGGCCGCGATCTCGGCCCGCGGCAACGGCGCCTCCGTCTACATCGTCGGCGGCTTTGCCAAGGGCGGCGCGCGCCTGCTCGCGACGCCGGAATCCGGCATCAAGTCGGCCGCCGATCTCAAGGGCAAGAAAGTCGGCGTCACCCGCGGCTCGATCCAGGAGGTGCTGCTCGGCGCCGAGATGGCCAAGCACGGCCTGAAGAACCGCGACGTCAACCTGATCTTCCTCGGCTATCCGGATCTGAACCAGGCGCTTCTGCAAAAGCAGGTCGACGCGATCATGCAGACCGAGCCGCAATCGGCCCAGGCCATCGCCCGCGGCTTCGGCGTCGAGGTGATCAAGCCCTACGACACCCCCGTCGGCTCGCCGATCCGCACGCTGGTGATGACGGAGAAGTTCTACAACGAGAAGAAGCCGGCCGCGGCCAAGTTCATGGAATGCTTCGTCAAGGCCCAGAAGACCTTCATGGACGATCCGAAGGCCGCCGAGACCTTCGTCACGCAGGACGTGTTCAAGGGGCAGCTCACCGGGGCGGAGTTCCAGGATGCGCTCGCCAACTCGCCCTACACCCTGGAGATGAGCGCCGACCACATCCAGAAGACCACCGACGTCATGGCCGAGCACGGCATCGGCAAGATGTCGAAGCCGGCTAAAGCCGCCGACTGGGTGAAGCTCGACCTGCTGGAGGCCGCCAAGGCTTCCGCCGGCACGAACTGA
- the minC gene encoding septum site-determining protein MinC, with protein sequence MTDRPPIRFRGRSFLAMVLAPVPPIDQWLAELDALKQRAPAFFAVRAIILDVTGLRFERSDLAHLCEELNRRSITILGIEGIGPTSLGPGFPPPLVGGKPVEDIAPPEPGAAASAPVEAPTAQAAAPALVAPPAPARPRSFVLDAPVRSGQVIQHLDGDVTVLGSVASGAEVIAGGSIHVYGALRGRAIAGAVGDPAARILARKFEPELIAIDGLYKTADDLGGSRWGQSVQARLEGDAIVLVPLD encoded by the coding sequence GTGACCGACCGTCCTCCGATCCGCTTCCGCGGCCGCTCCTTCCTGGCGATGGTGCTGGCCCCCGTGCCGCCGATCGACCAGTGGCTCGCCGAGCTCGATGCGCTCAAGCAGCGGGCGCCGGCCTTCTTCGCGGTGCGGGCGATCATCCTCGACGTCACCGGCCTGCGCTTCGAGCGCTCGGATCTCGCCCATCTCTGCGAGGAGCTGAACCGGCGCTCGATCACCATCCTCGGCATCGAGGGGATTGGTCCGACCTCGCTCGGGCCGGGCTTCCCGCCGCCGCTGGTGGGCGGCAAGCCGGTCGAGGACATCGCGCCGCCGGAGCCCGGTGCGGCAGCGTCCGCGCCTGTCGAGGCGCCGACGGCCCAGGCCGCCGCCCCCGCCCTGGTGGCCCCCCCAGCTCCGGCCCGGCCGCGCTCCTTCGTCCTCGATGCGCCGGTGCGCTCGGGGCAGGTGATCCAGCATCTCGACGGCGACGTGACCGTGCTCGGCTCGGTGGCCTCCGGCGCGGAGGTGATCGCGGGCGGCTCGATCCATGTCTACGGCGCCCTGCGCGGCCGGGCGATCGCCGGCGCCGTAGGCGATCCCGCCGCCCGCATCCTCGCCCGCAAGTTCGAGCCGGAACTCATCGCCATCGACGGTCTTTACAAGACCGCCGACGATCTCGGCGGCAGCCGGTGGGGCCAGTCGGTGCAGGCGCGGCTCGAAGGGGACGCGATCGTCCTCGTTCCGCTCGACTGA
- a CDS encoding ABC transporter permease: MNASRLKPLAEGFAVPVAVLLIWQLACTAGLVNPMVLPSPAAVAARWWAYLAPLEPYDPAHGSWFLWLFSGEMLHDAMASLYRVVVGFLVGAGLALPLGLFMGTSDLIYRHINPLMQVLRPIPPIAYIPLSILWFGLGNAPAVFLIAIGAFFPVLMNTIAGVRHVDGIYIRAARSLGASRTTIFRRVILPAATPYILSGARIGIGTAFIVVIVAEMIAVNNGLGFRILEAREYFWSDKIIAGMLTIGALGLVIDMAVSRLNNHLLRWHRGLES, encoded by the coding sequence ATGAACGCCTCCCGTCTCAAACCCCTGGCCGAGGGATTTGCGGTTCCGGTCGCCGTCCTCCTGATCTGGCAACTCGCCTGCACCGCCGGCCTCGTCAACCCGATGGTGCTGCCCTCGCCGGCGGCGGTCGCGGCGCGCTGGTGGGCCTACCTCGCCCCGCTCGAGCCCTACGATCCGGCCCACGGCTCGTGGTTTCTCTGGCTCTTCTCGGGCGAGATGCTGCACGACGCGATGGCCTCGCTCTATCGCGTCGTGGTCGGCTTCCTCGTCGGCGCCGGGCTCGCCCTGCCGCTCGGCCTGTTCATGGGCACGAGCGACCTGATCTACCGCCACATCAATCCGCTGATGCAGGTGCTGCGGCCGATCCCGCCGATCGCCTACATCCCGCTCTCGATCCTGTGGTTCGGCCTCGGCAACGCGCCGGCCGTATTCCTCATCGCCATCGGCGCCTTCTTCCCCGTGCTGATGAACACCATCGCCGGCGTGCGCCACGTGGACGGGATCTACATCCGCGCCGCCCGCAGCCTGGGCGCCAGCCGGACGACGATCTTCCGGCGCGTCATCCTGCCGGCGGCCACCCCCTACATCCTGTCGGGCGCGCGGATCGGCATCGGCACCGCCTTCATCGTGGTGATCGTGGCCGAGATGATTGCGGTCAACAACGGGCTCGGCTTCCGCATCCTGGAGGCGCGCGAATACTTCTGGTCCGACAAGATCATCGCCGGGATGCTGACCATCGGCGCGCTCGGCCTCGTCATCGACATGGCGGTCAGCCGCCTCAACAACCACCTGCTCCGCTGGCACCGCGGCCTGGAATCGTGA